Sequence from the Streptomyces sp. NBC_00440 genome:
CCTCCCCGGCGCGGTCTTCGTCGACCTGGACACGGAGCTGGCAGGTCCGCCCGGCGCGGGCGGCCGCCACCCGCTGCCCGACCCCGCCGAACTGGGCGCCGTGCTGCGCCGGGCGGGTGTCTCGGGGGGCACCCCGGTCGTCGTGTACGACGGCGGCCAGGGGTGGGCCGCGGCGCGCGCCTGGTGGCTGCTGCGCTGGACCGGCCACCAGGCCGTCCGGGTATTGGACGGAGGTCTCGCATCCTGGTCCGGGCCGCTCTCCACGCAGACACCGGTGCCCGCGCCGGGCGATTTCGTACCCGTGCCCGGGGGGTTGCCGCTCCTCGACGCGGACGGCGCGGCCGAGCTGGCCCGCAAGGGCGTACTGCTCGACGCCCGCGCCGCCGAGCGCTACCGGGGTGATGTGGAGCCCATCGACCGGGTCGGCGGACACATCCCCGGCGCGGTGTCGGCCCCGACGTCGGAGAACACCGCGGCCGGCGGGCACTTCCTGGCCGCCGGCGAACTGGCCGCGCGGTTCGCCGCGTTGGGGGCGGCGGACCAGGGCACGGAGGTCGGGGTCTACTGCGGATCGGGCGTGTCGGGCGCGCATGAGGTGCTGGCGCTGGAGATCGCCGGGATCCGGGCCGCGCTCTACGCCGGTTCCTGGTCGCAGTGGTCGTCGGACGAGTCCCGCCCGGTCGCCACGGGGCCGACGCCCTGATCACCTGACTGGGGCCCGTACGCACTGCGTACGGGCCCCAGCTCGGTCAACTGCTCCTGCTGTTCCCGCTACTCCTGCTTCTTGCGCCGGGTGCCGAAGACGATCTCGTCCCAGCTCGGCACGGCGGCGCGCCGGCCCGGGCGGACACCGTCCGCCTCGGCCTGCCGGTCCGTCGTCCCGGTCAGCCGGTCGCGGTGACCGGCCACCGCGCGCGGCATCAGCACATCCGCGTACGCCGAACCGGCCCCCGCGGACGCCGCGGGCGGCTCCTCGGACTCCGGCTCCTGCGCGGGCTCGGACGGCGGGAGTTCGGGCGGCGCGGGGCGTTCGGGCACGATCATGTCGCCCCGGAAGCTCGGTACGGCCTCCAGCAGGCTGGTCAGCGAGTCCCGCTCGCCGCTGCCGCTCTCCTCGGGCTCGGGCGGTGCAGGCACCGGTGCGGTGGGCCGCTCCATCTGCCGGTCCAGAGCACGGTCGAGCGGCCGGTCGCGGGGCAGCCGGGCGATCCTCGGTACGAACGGGAAGCTCGGCTCCGGCGCCGCCAGCGAGTCGTCCGACTCGCCGATCAGCGACCGCGCCTCGTCGTCCATGGCCTGCACCAGACGGCGGGGTGGATCGTAGCTCCAGCTCGCCGAGTGCGTCTCGGTGGCGACCCGGTAGACCAGCAGGACCTCCCAGGTCCCGTCGTCGCGGCGCCAGGAGTCCCAGAGCACGGTGTCCCGCTCGGCGCCGCGCAGCAGCAGCCGCTCGTTCACCGCCTCGCCGAGCTGCGGACCGGTGCCGGTGTTCTCACCGGCACGCCGTACGGGTGTCTTGCGGGCGCGCTCGGCCATGAACGCGCGCTCCGCGAGCACGGGACCCTCGAAGCGGCGGACCCGGTCGACCGGGATCCCGGCCATCTGGGCGACCTCCTCGGCGGAGGCACCGGCCCTTATACGCGCCTGGATGTCACGGGGCCGGAGGTGGCTCTCCACCTCGATCTCGATCTGGCCGAGGCGGGCGCGGTCATTACGGACCGCAGCACGCAGCCGCTCATCGATCGGAAGCGTGTACTCCGTACTGTCCGCAGCTTTGAGCACCAGTCGTGTGCCGTCATTCGAGACGGCCACGACACGCAGTTCGGGCATGGGAACCTCCCGGGTGGTGCCTGCCGACGTCACGTGCGTCGCTGCTTCCGCTAGTCGAGTGTGGCCTGCCCGGGTACAGCACGCCACAACCTTGCCGAGTTATCCGGCGTGTCGGGCCTCAGCCCTGGAACGCCGTTATGGCACGGTTACCTGTTTGCGACGCAGAGCGACCGTCGGTCACTCTGTGCAGCAAGGCCCCCGTGCAGTGCCATGGTGCCGCCGGTTCGAGTGCCGCCTTAGGCCCCCTCCCGTTGGTCCGGACACCCCTGAGGGAGGCCGGGCCCAGGGCTCGCCACAGTACTCCATTCGGGCCAAGCGGGTGGACGGCTCGCCGCTGAACTTCCCGGGGTCCGGCGGAGGGGGAGCCTCGTAAGTGCCGCCAGCGTATGCCTGCGGGTGTTGTGCTTCACAGAATCTCCCGAAGCGGAACTATCCACTTCGCTCAAATGTCCCTTTCTGGTGCAGGGTGTACCCAGATGGACAACAGGGGCTGGTGATGGAGCAGAAGCCGGACGGCGGCGCAGAGGCCGGAAGCGGGAAGAGGAGACAGCTCGATCTGAGCGTCCCTCAGGTCGCGGGCAGCGCGTTCGCCGCTGTGGTGGCAGCGGTGCTGGCCTCGCAGCTCGGCGTGTACGGGACGATCATCGGCGCGGGTCTGGTGAGCGTGGTCGCCACCTGTGGCGGCACGATCTTCCAACATCTCTTCCGGCGTACCGGGGAGCAGATCCGCGAAGTGACGGTGCAGGTCAAACCCAAGGTCCTGAAGGTCCCGGTGCGGCAGGTGCCGGGGGCCTCGGAGCCGGGGGAGGCGCCGCCGACGATCGTGGTGCCGTGGCCCGGGCCGTCCGATGCGGACCGGACGGAGTGGACGGGGCACGCCCACGGCGACGGCGAGCCGGACGCGACGCGGCTGCTGACGCCCGTCACCGACGAGGAGTTCACCGAGGCCACGACCCACGGGACGCGGGTGCGGGGCTGGAAGCGCTCCTCCATCGCGGCCCTGGTCGTGTTCCTGGTGGCGATGAGCGGGATCACCGGCTACGAGCTGCTCTCGGGTCACGGTCTCAGCGGCGGCTCGGGGACGACCGTGGGCTCAGTGGTCCAGGGCGGCAACGGCACCCGGCACCACTCGCCGGCGCCGGCGGTCTCGACCGACCCGCAGCAGAGCCAGGACCCCCAGCAGCACGACCGGCAGCCGAGCACCGGCCCGGACCCGTCGCCGAGCACCGGCTCCGGCACGGGCTCGGGCGACACCGGCCAGTCGAAGCCCGACCCTGGAAAGAGCGGCATGTCGACCGATCCGACGCCCAGCCCCTCGCAGTCCGCGACGGGCGGCGGCCAGACTCCGGATCCGACGCCCTCCGGCTCGTCCGGTGACGGCTCCGGCTCCGGCTCGGGCCACGACAGCACCGGCGGGCAGGACAACGCGCCGGACGCCGCCGAGAACCCGGCGGGATAGCACCTCCGCCGGGTGACGGGCCCGCAGGCCCGTCACCCGGCGGAGGTCACTCGCCCAGGACCCGGCGCAGGTAGTCGTTGCCGAACAGCCGCTGCGGGTCGAGCCGGTCGCGTACGGCCGTGAACTCGCCGAAGCGCGGGTAGACCTCCGCCAGATACGCCGCGTCGCGGGTGTGCAGCTTGCCCCAGTGCGGCCGGCCGCCGTGCGCGGTCATGATCCGCTCCACCGCGGTGAAGTACGCCCGGTGCGGGGTGCCCCGGTACACATGCGCAGCGATGTACGCGCTGTCCCGGCCCGAGGCCGTGGAGAGCGCGATGTCGTCCGCGGGCGCCGTGCGGACCTCCACGGGGAAGCTCACCCGCAGCGGCGAGCGCTCCACCATCGCCTTGACCTCCCGCAGCGCGTCGACCGCGGCCTCCCGGGGCAGGGCGTACTCCATCTCCACGAAGCGCACCCGGCGCGGACTTGTGAAGACCTTGTACGGGATGTCCGTGTAGGTGCGGGCCGACAGCGCCCGGCTGGAGATCTTCGCGATCGCGGGAATCGTCGCGGGGACGGCCTTCCCCAGCGAACACGCCGCCTGGAAGACACCGTTGGAGAGCAGCTCGTCCTCGATCCAGCCGGACACCCGGCCGGGCGGGGCGGCCGGACCCGCACTGCGGTTGTTGCGCTTCGTATTGCAGTTGCCGGTGTGCGGGAACCAGTAGAACTCGAAGTGCTCGTTCTCGGCGACCAGCTGGTCGAAGTCGGCGGTCACCCGGTCGAAGCCCATCGGCTCCTCGCGGGCCGTCAGCAGGAAGACCGGCTCCACCGCGAAGGTGATCGCCGTGACGACGCCCAGCGCACCGAGCCCGATCCGGGCGGCCGCGAAGACGTCGGGGTGCTCCGTCGCCGAGCACGTCAGCACCGAGCCGTCGGCCGTCACCAGTTCGAGCGCCCGGATCTGCGCGGAGATCGAGGCGGACTCGCGGCCGGTGCCATGGGTGCCGGTGCTGGTGGCGCCGGCCACCGTCTGATCCATGATGTCGCCCATGTTCGTGAGGGTGAGCCCCTCACGCGCCAGCGCCTGGTTGAGCCGCTTCAGCGGTGTTCCGGCCTCGACGGTCACCGTGCCCGCCGCGCGGTCGATCTCCCGGATGCCGGTGAGGAGACCGGGGCGTATCAGCAGCCCGTCGGTCGCCGCCGCAGCCGTGAAGGAGTGGCCGGTGCCGACGGCCTTCACCTTCAGGCCCTCGTCCGCCGCCCGCCTCACGGCCTCGGCCAGCTCGGCGGCGGACGCCGGGGTCACCTCCCGCGCCGGGCGGGCGGTGACATTCCCCGCCCAGTTACGCCAGGTCCCCGCCGGCCGTACCGCCGTCGCCGTCCGTGCCGCAGCCGGTGTTCTCGCTGTACCGGTCATCCGCCCCGCTCCCGTCTAGTGGCACCGGCAGATTGAGCCGGCGGTACCCGGGCAACGCCACCACGGCCGCGAGCGCTCCCGCCACGAGCGGCACCAGATAACCCTGGCGTGCCCCGCCCGCGTCGACCGCCCAGCCGGCGGCCGAAGAGCCGAGTGCCACCCCGACGGCGAGCCCGGTACTGGTCCAGGTCATGCCCTCGGTCAGCCTGCTGCGCGGTACGTGCTGCTCGACGAGGGCCATCGTGGTCACCATCGTCGGTGCGACGAAGAGCCCCGCGACAAAGAGCGCCCCGGCCAGAAACGGCAGGTTCCCGGCCAGTTGGAGGGGGATCATACTCAGCGCCATCGCGCACACCCCCACCAGCCACCTGCTGGAAGCGGCCCCCCGGAGATGCAGCAGCCCGAAGACCGCCCCGGCCAGACACGATCCGAGCGCGTACACCGCGAGGACCAGACTGGCCAGCGCCTTGTGGCCGCGCTCGTCGGCGAACGCGACCGTCACCACGTCGATCGATCCGAAGATCGCGCCCGTCGCCACGAACGTCAGCACCAGCAGCCGCAGCCCGGGGGAGCCCAGCGCGGAGCCACCGGGGCCGTGGCCGTGCGGGTGCGGAGCCGGTTCGGTGGCGCGCTGCGCGGTCAGCCAGCACACCCCCACGACGAGGAAGCCGCCCGCCATCAGCGGGCCTGCCTCGGGGAACCAGGCGGTGGAGAGCCCGATGGAGAGGATCGGACCGAAGATGAAGCACACCTCGTCGACGATCGACTCCCAGGAGTACGCCGCGTGCAGCATGCGCGGATCGCCCCGGTGCATCGCCGCCCAGCGGGCCCTGACCATCGAGCCGACGCTCGGGACACAGCCCCCGCCGGCCGCGCAGACGAAGAGCGTCCAGTCCGGCAGCCGCTGCTGCGCACAGACCAG
This genomic interval carries:
- a CDS encoding sulfurtransferase, which gives rise to MTPIITATDLASELAGPRPPVLLDVRWQLGGPNLRSEYEAGHLPGAVFVDLDTELAGPPGAGGRHPLPDPAELGAVLRRAGVSGGTPVVVYDGGQGWAAARAWWLLRWTGHQAVRVLDGGLASWSGPLSTQTPVPAPGDFVPVPGGLPLLDADGAAELARKGVLLDARAAERYRGDVEPIDRVGGHIPGAVSAPTSENTAAGGHFLAAGELAARFAALGAADQGTEVGVYCGSGVSGAHEVLALEIAGIRAALYAGSWSQWSSDESRPVATGPTP
- the sepH gene encoding septation protein SepH, whose product is MPELRVVAVSNDGTRLVLKAADSTEYTLPIDERLRAAVRNDRARLGQIEIEVESHLRPRDIQARIRAGASAEEVAQMAGIPVDRVRRFEGPVLAERAFMAERARKTPVRRAGENTGTGPQLGEAVNERLLLRGAERDTVLWDSWRRDDGTWEVLLVYRVATETHSASWSYDPPRRLVQAMDDEARSLIGESDDSLAAPEPSFPFVPRIARLPRDRPLDRALDRQMERPTAPVPAPPEPEESGSGERDSLTSLLEAVPSFRGDMIVPERPAPPELPPSEPAQEPESEEPPAASAGAGSAYADVLMPRAVAGHRDRLTGTTDRQAEADGVRPGRRAAVPSWDEIVFGTRRKKQE
- a CDS encoding MFS transporter; this translates as MTSPYRAIFAAPGTKGFSAAGLLGRMPLSMLGIGVVTMISQLTGRYGLAGALSATLALSAAAIGPQISRLVDRHGQRRVLRRATVVSAVAVAGLLVCAQQRLPDWTLFVCAAGGGCVPSVGSMVRARWAAMHRGDPRMLHAAYSWESIVDEVCFIFGPILSIGLSTAWFPEAGPLMAGGFLVVGVCWLTAQRATEPAPHPHGHGPGGSALGSPGLRLLVLTFVATGAIFGSIDVVTVAFADERGHKALASLVLAVYALGSCLAGAVFGLLHLRGAASSRWLVGVCAMALSMIPLQLAGNLPFLAGALFVAGLFVAPTMVTTMALVEQHVPRSRLTEGMTWTSTGLAVGVALGSSAAGWAVDAGGARQGYLVPLVAGALAAVVALPGYRRLNLPVPLDGSGADDRYSENTGCGTDGDGGTAGGDLA
- a CDS encoding D-arabinono-1,4-lactone oxidase produces the protein MTGTARTPAAARTATAVRPAGTWRNWAGNVTARPAREVTPASAAELAEAVRRAADEGLKVKAVGTGHSFTAAAATDGLLIRPGLLTGIREIDRAAGTVTVEAGTPLKRLNQALAREGLTLTNMGDIMDQTVAGATSTGTHGTGRESASISAQIRALELVTADGSVLTCSATEHPDVFAAARIGLGALGVVTAITFAVEPVFLLTAREEPMGFDRVTADFDQLVAENEHFEFYWFPHTGNCNTKRNNRSAGPAAPPGRVSGWIEDELLSNGVFQAACSLGKAVPATIPAIAKISSRALSARTYTDIPYKVFTSPRRVRFVEMEYALPREAAVDALREVKAMVERSPLRVSFPVEVRTAPADDIALSTASGRDSAYIAAHVYRGTPHRAYFTAVERIMTAHGGRPHWGKLHTRDAAYLAEVYPRFGEFTAVRDRLDPQRLFGNDYLRRVLGE